Proteins co-encoded in one Papaver somniferum cultivar HN1 chromosome 5, ASM357369v1, whole genome shotgun sequence genomic window:
- the LOC113281573 gene encoding protein PTST homolog 2, chloroplastic-like — MSPLIIRTNFSTSFFFSPHSLTRNRHSLSLNLVLMKPIGSLGFGNTLVLLNRGNGANSRSVLYKVKCKGLERNDDDANLEKEILEFMRNSKNPNVFPTKKDLIESGRNDLVEAIEKQRGWLSLGWDLDNQENEEVSIQDNEEDFSDGVLENDCRIFQQRFDRGEENDSLSGIDEVGTSGRAMQMEVENESGIEGILSRLDRERVLAYGIGTGHVKNNGRKQSISNGSGHDRESRSTPLNSSNGILDDSKGTDSRRGSFTDHDSMHTSLQSDMRAWGAQTRGLSEIEAEAAEGREHFPSDDVMVTRNIRTTDYGSKDLDEKQIRSHLQHLELELSSALSVLSSRTELADIVSLEGSRTLPEETHELSDAWEFQETEIMRARDKLRSTRAKLALLEGRMSLAIIEARKIVEVKQKKIDEARKALFHLRSACIVWPSSGSEVLLTGSFDGWSSKRKMEKSTSGIFSLSLKLYPGRYEFKFIVDGEWKTDPLRPIVNSNGHENNLLIIS, encoded by the exons ATGTCTCCCCTAATAATAAGAACTAATTTCAGTAcatccttcttcttctctccccATTCTTTAACAAGAAATCGACACTCTTTATCTCTAAATCTTGTTTTAATGAAACCCATTGGTTCGTTAGGGTTTGGAAATACTCTTGTTTTGCTCAACAGAGGTAATGGTGCTAACTCTAGGTCTGTTCTTTACAAGGTTAAGTGCAAGGGTTTGGAAAGAAACGATGATGATGCGAATTTAGAGAAAGAAATTTTAGAATTTATGAGAAATTCTAAGAATCCTAATGTGTTTCCTACTAAGAAAGATTTGATTGAAAGTGGGAGAAATGATTTAGTTGAAGCTATTGAAAAACAAAGGGGTTGGCTTTCTTTAGGTTGGGATTTGGATAAtcaagaaaatgaagaagtttCAATACAAGATAATGAAGAAGATTTTAGTGATGGGGTTTTGGAAAATGATTGTAGAATATTTCAACAAAGATTCGATAGAGGTGAAGAGAATGATTCTTTGAGTGGGATTGATGAAGTTGGTACTTCTGGAAGAGCAAT GCAAATGGAAGTAGAGAATGAGTCTGggattgaaggtattttgagTAGATTGGATAGAGAACGGGTTTTGGCTTATGGGATTGGTACTGGTCATGTCAAGAACAATGGCCGCAAACAAAGCATCTCAAATG GTTCTGGTCATGATAGAGAAAGCAGATCAACGCCACTGAACTCTTCGAATGGCATACTTGATGACTCCAAGGGCACAGATTCTCGGAGAGGGTCCTTCACCGATCATGATAGCATGCACACCTCACTTCAATCAGACATGAGAGCCTGGGGTGCACAAACAAGGGGTCTTTCAGAAATTGAAGCGGAAG CTGCTGAAGGCAGAGAACATTTTCCTAGTGATGATGTTATGGTAACGAGAAACATAAGGACCACAGACTACGGAAGTAAAGATTTGGATGAAAAGCAGATCCGTTCTCATCTTCAGCACCTTGAGTTAGAGCTTTCTTCTGCACTGAGCGTACTAAGTTCAAGAACTGAACTAGCTGATATAGTTTCACTTGAG GGTAGCAGGACATTGCCAGAAGAGACGCATGAGCTTTCCGATGCCTGGGAGTTTCAAGAGACAGAAATCATGAGGGCCCGAGATAAACTGCGGTCAACACGTGCAAAACTGGCGCTTTTAGAGGGAAGGATGAGTCTGGCAATCAT TGAAGCACGTAAGATTGTGGAGGTGAAACAGAAAAAGATTGATGAGGCGCGGAAGGCTCTTTTCCATCTCAGGTCTGCCTGCATAGTTTGGCCTAGTTCAGGTTCGGAGGTTCTTTTGACTGGGTCATTTGATGGATGGAGTAGCAAG AGAAAGATGGAAAAGTCGACTTCGGGTATCTTCTCTTTGTCCCTAAAGCTGTATCCTGGTCGTTATGAG TTCAAGTTTATTGTTGACGGTGAGTGGAAGACTGATCCATTGCGACCCATTGTAAACAGTAACGGCCATGAGAATAATCTCCTAATCATCTCTTGA